TGAAGATTATGATGGGTCAGTTTTTGCCGCATTAAAAACGCGACAGTGCCGTCATCAAAAACATGCGGGCGTCCATAGATGGCAGAATTCACCTTTCCATCTGAATCAGCGGTAGAAAGAACCCCTGTACCATGTGCACTCTCAAAATATTTTTTCAGGTCCATTTTTTCTCCTTTATCTGGCAGTCCTTATCAGCCTTGAAGTATCATAGTGCTGATCCTTGAGGCGGTTCAGTATTGCTTCGTAAACTGACTCATCCATAACCTGCGTTCTGCTCAGTATCCATAGGTATTGTCTGTCCGGATGCCCGATAACGGCATATTCATAGTCCCTGCCGAGGTCTATTATCCAGTAAGCACCCGAAAAAGGCCAGAAGAAAGATACCTTCAGCTTCGCGTTCGTCTTTGAGTCAACAACCCACGCCTTGCCTTTTGCCGAGCGGAGCTTGCCAGGTTCTGCCTCTTCATAGCATTCGTTCAATACAGAGAGTTTTCCGTCATCTCTTAATGCATATGTAGCCCTGCTGCCGGCGCAGCCATTCTGAAACTTGTGAGGATACCTCGCTATCTCATACCACATGCCTGTATAGCGGCTGAGATCAACAAATGGAACGACCTGTAATGGAGGGGCCGTATCTTTCATATGCATACATGAGGTCATAATAAATATAGGGACAAATATTAATATCCGTTTTAGGGTATACATTTCTTCACCAGCCCGGTGAATTACTTTTCAGACTGTCAGCAGCCGGGCTCATCGGGATGCCCGCAGCAGCTCCGCCGCTTGATTATCTTAATTGCATTGTTCCGAAGCAGAGAGGTGATCTTCCTGCCAAGCGGCATCTGTGCTTTCAGATTTGAAATAAATTCTTTTATGTCCGGTTTCTGGTCTTCGCACATAATCTCAGATATACTGCTTTTAACGATTTCTTCTTTCAGATAAGAACATTATATCGTATAATTTCCATAAGGCAATACAGAAAATGGTTATCAGTGAATCAATACTTATCAATGCTCCGCTTAAGCAGGTTTGGGATACGTTTACAGACCTTACCTGCTGGCGGGACTGGAGCTCTGTTCTCAGCAATGTTTCATTTGAAAATGAGAGGCTGACAGAGGGAAAAAGCTTTAAATTTTGCATTCGCCCATTTTCATTTCCAATGAATATAGAGCCGGTAGTGGAAGAACTGGTGACGGGGCAGAGGCTTGTATGGTCGGGCACAAAGCACGGAATTACGGCGCGTCACGAATTTATCTTTGAAGAGAAGAACGGGAAAACGCTTCTAACAAGCCGGGAAATATTTAAGCTGAACTGGCTCAAAAGAATCTTCTTTCATGTCCCGAAAAAGCGCCTTCACAAACTCTCGGTAATAATGCTGAGGGACCTGAAGCACGCTTGTGAAAACAATTCAATACCTGAAAATACATCTGAGGACGGACTGTGGAAGAGAAGATCAAATTAGGAATAAGCCGGTGTCTCCTTGGTGAGAATGTCCGGTATGACGGCGGGCACAAGCTCGATCATTATTTTAAAGAGACGCTCGGCATGTATGTCGAATGGGTGGGGGTCTGTCCGGAAGTTGAGTATGGACTTCCTGTGCCGAGAGAGGCGATGCGCCTTGTCGGCGATGCGGCGTCCCCGCGTCTCTTGACCATCAGGACAAAGATAGACCATACGGATGGGATGAAGCGATGGGCGGACAAGAGGCTTAAAGAACTCGAAAAGGAGAACCTGTGCGGCTTCATCTTCAAAAGCAGATCGCCGAGTTCAGGCATAAGGGGTGTAAAGGTGTATGGCGAAACAGGCGTTAGTTCAAAGAGCGGTGCGGGGATATTTGGCGGCGCCTTTTTAAAACATTTTCCCCTTCTGCCTGCTGAAGATGACGGGAGGCTTCAGGACCCTCAGTTGAGAGAGAATTTCATTGAAAGGATTTTTGTTTACAGAAGATGGCTGGACTTTATTGCTGATGACAGGTCGCTGAAAGGGCTTGTCTCATTTCATACTGACCATAAGCTCCTGCTCATGGCGCACAGCACTGAACATTACAGGAAACTCGGGAAACTTGTCGCAGAGGGGAAAAAATACAATCGCGATGAACTTCTCTATGAATAC
This portion of the Nitrospirota bacterium genome encodes:
- a CDS encoding lipocalin family protein, whose translation is MYTLKRILIFVPIFIMTSCMHMKDTAPPLQVVPFVDLSRYTGMWYEIARYPHKFQNGCAGSRATYALRDDGKLSVLNECYEEAEPGKLRSAKGKAWVVDSKTNAKLKVSFFWPFSGAYWIIDLGRDYEYAVIGHPDRQYLWILSRTQVMDESVYEAILNRLKDQHYDTSRLIRTAR
- a CDS encoding DUF523 and DUF1722 domain-containing protein, whose translation is MEEKIKLGISRCLLGENVRYDGGHKLDHYFKETLGMYVEWVGVCPEVEYGLPVPREAMRLVGDAASPRLLTIRTKIDHTDGMKRWADKRLKELEKENLCGFIFKSRSPSSGIRGVKVYGETGVSSKSGAGIFGGAFLKHFPLLPAEDDGRLQDPQLRENFIERIFVYRRWLDFIADDRSLKGLVSFHTDHKLLLMAHSTEHYRKLGKLVAEGKKYNRDELLYEYIRQMMDGLKLLATVKKNTNVLMHIMGYFRNDLSGEEKQELIEIINNYHQGLIPLIVPVTLLRHYVNKFDEPYLKRQYYLNPHPLELMLRNHV
- a CDS encoding SRPBCC domain-containing protein, producing MVISESILINAPLKQVWDTFTDLTCWRDWSSVLSNVSFENERLTEGKSFKFCIRPFSFPMNIEPVVEELVTGQRLVWSGTKHGITARHEFIFEEKNGKTLLTSREIFKLNWLKRIFFHVPKKRLHKLSVIMLRDLKHACENNSIPENTSEDGLWKRRSN